In Scheffersomyces stipitis CBS 6054 chromosome 8, complete sequence, one DNA window encodes the following:
- a CDS encoding AP-1 clathrin associated protein complex subunit (go_component clathrin vesicle coat~go_process intracellular protein transport) has protein sequence MSIKYLFLLSRQGKIRLAKWYDTISQKEKGKITRELSTLILSRRAKMCNVLEYKDMKIVYRRYASLFFIVGIESGDNELLALEIIHRFVEQMDKMYGNVCELDIIFGFDKAYHILDELLLDGYIQESSKKEVLRRVGQQDELENMDELDQILA, from the coding sequence ATGTCTATAAAGTACCTATTTCTATTGTCCAGGCAGGGAAAGATCAGATTGGCCAAATGGTACGACACGATTTCTCAAAAAGAGAAGGGTAAAATCACACGTGAGTTGTCTACTTTGATACTCTCCAGACGAGCAAAGATGTGCAATGTGTTGGAATACAAGGACATGAAAATCGTATATAGAAGATACGCAtcactcttcttcatagtAGGCATTGAATCCGGCGACAACGAATTGTTGGCGTTGGAGATTATTCACCGGTTCGTGGAGCAAATGGACAAGATGTATGGCAATGTCTGCGAGCTCGACATTATCTTTGGTTTCGACAAGGCATATCACATTCTTGACGAGTTGTTGCTCGACGGTTACATCCAGGAGAGTTCTAAAAAGGAGGTTTTACGAAGAGTAGGTCAACAGGACGAACTTGAGAATATGGACGAATTGGATCAAATATTGGCATAG